One stretch of Ipomoea triloba cultivar NCNSP0323 chromosome 8, ASM357664v1 DNA includes these proteins:
- the LOC116027585 gene encoding ethylene-responsive transcription factor ERF008-like yields the protein MVLELEEVEERKRRSGGLSKRIHIYKGIRMRKWGKWVAEIRETNTRLWLGSYHTPVAAARPTTWPSFTCVARESSLTSPTAWLAMATIANSRQRRFRIEPGQLDIGSMQLRGGYIYGSLR from the coding sequence ATGGTGTTGGAGCTAGAAGAGGTGGAGGAGCGGAAAAGAAGAAGCGGGGGCCTAAGCAAAAGAATCCATATATACAAAGGGATTCGTATGAGGAAGTGGGGAAAGTGGGTAGCCGAGATTCGTGAAACGAATACTAGGCTCTGGCTCGGCTCTTACCATACCCCGGTGGCTGCTGCTCGGCCTACGACGTGGCCCTCTTTTACTTGCGTGGCCCGGGAGTCAAGCTTAACTTCCCCGACTGCGTGGTTGGCGATGGCCACCATTGCCAACTCACGCCAAAGGAGATTCAGAATCGAGCCAGGGCAGTTGGATATAGGATCGATGCAACTCAGAGGGGGCTACATATATGGTTCACTCAGATGA
- the LOC116026855 gene encoding WUSCHEL-related homeobox 4-like, which yields MKVHQFTRGFIFEQQDQVPSLSLGCKRFRPLAPKLSSAGGGAISVTPPAFDLKSFIKPESSPRSPDEKKDSPQAETHPGGTRWNPTQEQIGILEMLYRGGMRTPNAQQIEQITAQLGKYGKIEGKNVFYWFQNHKARERQKQKRNSLGINHSPRTPPQAAAAPPITTAPSLTFDPWGEDSACKRKCRPWAFECLEEEEKRWPCSREEFEGDGTLELFPLHPELGR from the exons ATGAAAGTTCATCAGTTCACACGTGGATTCATCTTCGAACAACAAGATCAAGTCCCTTCCCTCTCCCTTGGCTGCAAGCGCTTCCGCCCTCTCGCCCCTAAACTCTCCTCCGCCGGCGGTGGCGCCATCTCCGTCACTCCTCCCGCCTTTGATCTCAAGAGCTTCATTAAACCCGAAAGTAGCCCTAGATCTCCCGACGAGAAGAAAGACTCCCCCCAG GCGGAGACGCATCCGGGTGGAACGAGATGGAATCCGACGCAAGAGCAGATAGGGATCCTAGAAATGCTTTACAGAGGGGGAATGagaacgcccaacgcccaacaaATCGAGCAGATTACAGCGCAGCTCGGAAAGTACGGAAAGATTGAGGGAAAGAACGTCTTCTACTGGTTCCAAAACCACAAAGCCCGAGAGCGCCAGAAACAGAAGCGCAACAGTCTCGGAATCAACCACAGCCCAAGAACACCTCCGCAGGCTGCGGCCGCGCCGCCCATAACCACCGCTCCATCATTAACATTCGACCCTTGG GGGGAAGATAGTGCATGCAAGAGAAAATGCAGGCCGTGGGCGTTTGAGTGCTTGGAAGAGGAGGAGAAAAGATGGCCGTGTAGCAGAGAAGAATTCGAAGGAGATGGAACTCTAGAACTCTTCCCCTTGCATCCTGAACTAGGGAGATGa